A single window of Archangium gephyra DNA harbors:
- a CDS encoding TonB-dependent receptor domain-containing protein codes for MHVRRMLRATGVVVVASLSYGTAAYADSVIIGTVVGADNKKPVADVVVTATSPNLQGEQVVVTDAQGQYRIPQLPPGVYTLRFDKESYRPFSRSEVQLRLDRTIRVNVEMLPEEMSETIVVTATPPTIDVGSTNTGVNVDQDFIKRIAVNRPGGKGGAARSFESLAELAPGAQSDTYGVSINGTTSPENGYVVDGLSTNDPAFGVNASPLSVEFVQDVNIITGGYMPEYGRSTGGVLNAVTKSGSNEFHGSVYGNLTPGVFEGTRTPVVSAASVITGRNNLQAIGDFGATLGGPILKDKLWFFAGVAPSFSNYTHTRAVNYFETEEYTTSTGTLARRVVKDPVTGFNKSQRIEGSEREYNVTGQSLQYMGKLTYLINQDHNVSVSLAGTPSVSGGNGALSINARSGQLPATLGGDPNSYGQTQSLAGSTTVALKYAGALMDKKVLVDANVGWFHQTSATVPDDGSKIGSMEGLAGLSLIQFRNLRSIADVETNLNAQALCNADGQGGKLACPVRSYFAGGPGLISDGLLDRYQMNAKGTYMFSALGNHVLKAGADLELLSYQQRKTFSGGVNLAEEADGSWLDSRRYGYQNGPDQPVNLAYQDSLSRSTTVGGFLQDSWTIANRVTVNAGVRYDTQWMYGATGQLGIVLPNQVSPRLGLIVDPLANGRMKVYANFARYYEQVPLNMADRAFPPEASYAAYREGGAGAPCDPATITTREGQDECRKDSSVIEREEGLTTLDPSFKYLGGKVDTTPVDPELKPQGSDEFLLGAEYEVLANIRVGANYTHRYMNSVIEDMSRDDGHTYFIGNPNEGFAKEFPKATRNYDAVTVLLNRTFSDGWLAQASYTWSRLYGNYAGLFRPENGQLDPNITSDFDLTSLLENREGLLPYDRTHAVKLFGAKEFNFTKDLSASLGLSYRGNSGTPISALGGHPIYGGTEAFILNRGSVGRTPWLHNIDSNIGVNYRINKSNVVSFSLDVFNLFNFQEIATVDNAYTNAGVYVLPIPGGKIDGDPKDLQAVQVTQASGAPMTESQRNLNWGKATSYQAPRQIRLGLKYTF; via the coding sequence ATGCATGTCAGACGGATGCTCCGGGCAACTGGAGTGGTTGTGGTCGCGAGCCTGTCGTACGGGACCGCGGCTTACGCCGATAGCGTGATCATCGGTACGGTTGTCGGTGCCGATAACAAGAAGCCTGTCGCGGATGTGGTCGTCACGGCGACGTCGCCCAATCTTCAGGGCGAGCAGGTCGTGGTGACGGACGCGCAGGGCCAGTACCGTATTCCCCAGCTGCCGCCCGGTGTGTACACCCTCCGGTTCGACAAGGAGTCGTACCGTCCGTTCTCGCGTTCGGAGGTCCAGCTGCGCCTGGATCGCACCATCCGCGTGAACGTGGAGATGCTGCCCGAGGAGATGAGCGAGACGATCGTGGTCACGGCGACGCCGCCGACCATCGACGTCGGCTCGACGAACACGGGCGTCAACGTGGATCAGGACTTCATCAAGCGCATCGCGGTGAACCGTCCGGGTGGCAAGGGTGGCGCGGCGCGCTCCTTCGAGTCCCTGGCCGAGCTGGCCCCGGGCGCCCAGAGCGACACGTACGGCGTGTCCATCAACGGCACCACGTCTCCTGAGAACGGGTACGTGGTGGACGGTCTGTCCACGAACGACCCGGCCTTCGGCGTCAACGCCAGCCCGCTGAGCGTCGAGTTCGTGCAGGACGTCAACATCATCACCGGCGGCTACATGCCGGAGTACGGCCGCTCCACCGGCGGCGTGCTCAACGCGGTGACGAAGTCCGGCTCCAACGAGTTCCACGGCTCCGTCTACGGCAACCTGACCCCGGGCGTCTTCGAGGGCACGCGCACCCCCGTGGTGAGCGCCGCCTCCGTGATCACCGGCCGCAACAACCTGCAGGCCATCGGTGACTTCGGTGCCACCCTCGGCGGTCCGATCCTCAAGGACAAGCTCTGGTTCTTCGCCGGTGTGGCCCCGTCCTTCAGCAACTACACGCACACCCGCGCGGTCAACTACTTCGAGACCGAGGAGTACACCACGTCGACCGGCACCCTCGCGCGCCGCGTCGTGAAGGATCCTGTGACTGGCTTCAACAAGTCGCAGCGGATCGAGGGCTCCGAGCGCGAGTACAACGTGACGGGTCAGAGCCTGCAGTACATGGGCAAGCTGACGTACCTCATCAACCAGGACCACAACGTCTCCGTCTCGCTCGCCGGCACCCCGAGCGTGTCGGGTGGTAACGGCGCGCTGTCCATCAACGCCCGCTCGGGTCAGCTGCCGGCCACGCTGGGTGGTGATCCGAACTCCTACGGCCAGACCCAGAGCCTGGCCGGCTCCACCACGGTGGCCCTGAAGTACGCCGGCGCCCTGATGGACAAGAAGGTGCTGGTGGACGCCAACGTGGGTTGGTTCCACCAGACGTCCGCCACGGTTCCGGATGACGGCTCCAAGATCGGTTCCATGGAGGGCCTGGCGGGTCTGTCGCTGATCCAGTTCCGCAACCTGCGCTCCATCGCCGATGTGGAGACGAACCTGAACGCGCAGGCCCTCTGCAACGCGGACGGCCAGGGCGGCAAGCTCGCCTGCCCGGTGCGCTCGTACTTCGCCGGTGGTCCTGGCCTCATCTCGGACGGTCTGCTCGACCGCTACCAGATGAACGCCAAGGGCACGTACATGTTCAGCGCCCTCGGCAACCACGTGCTCAAGGCCGGCGCGGACCTGGAGCTCCTCAGCTACCAGCAGCGCAAGACCTTCTCCGGTGGCGTGAACCTGGCCGAGGAGGCCGACGGCAGCTGGCTGGACTCGCGCCGCTACGGTTACCAGAACGGTCCTGACCAGCCGGTGAACCTGGCCTACCAGGACTCCTTGTCGCGCAGCACCACGGTGGGTGGCTTCCTCCAGGACAGCTGGACGATCGCCAACCGCGTGACCGTCAACGCCGGTGTCCGCTACGACACGCAGTGGATGTACGGCGCCACCGGTCAGCTGGGCATCGTGCTGCCCAACCAGGTGTCTCCGCGCCTGGGCCTGATCGTGGACCCGCTGGCCAACGGCCGCATGAAGGTGTACGCGAACTTCGCTCGCTACTACGAGCAGGTTCCGCTCAACATGGCGGACCGCGCCTTCCCGCCCGAGGCCAGCTACGCGGCCTACCGCGAGGGTGGTGCGGGCGCTCCGTGCGATCCCGCCACCATCACCACGCGTGAGGGGCAGGACGAGTGCCGCAAGGACTCCTCCGTCATCGAGCGCGAGGAGGGCCTGACCACCCTGGATCCGAGCTTCAAGTACCTCGGTGGCAAGGTGGACACCACGCCGGTGGACCCCGAGCTCAAGCCGCAGGGCTCGGATGAGTTCCTCCTGGGCGCCGAGTACGAAGTGCTCGCCAACATCCGCGTGGGTGCCAACTACACCCACCGCTACATGAACTCGGTCATCGAGGACATGAGCCGGGATGACGGCCACACGTACTTCATCGGCAACCCGAACGAGGGCTTCGCCAAGGAGTTCCCGAAGGCCACGCGTAACTACGACGCGGTCACGGTGCTCCTCAACCGCACCTTCAGCGATGGCTGGCTGGCGCAGGCGAGCTACACCTGGTCGCGGCTGTACGGTAACTACGCCGGTCTGTTCCGTCCGGAGAACGGCCAGCTCGATCCGAACATCACCTCGGACTTCGACCTGACGTCGCTGCTGGAGAACCGCGAGGGCCTGCTGCCCTACGACCGTACCCACGCCGTGAAGCTGTTCGGCGCCAAGGAGTTCAACTTCACGAAGGATCTGAGCGCCAGCCTGGGCCTGTCCTACCGTGGTAACTCCGGTACGCCCATCAGCGCCCTGGGTGGTCACCCCATCTACGGCGGCACCGAGGCGTTCATCCTCAACCGCGGTTCCGTGGGCCGGACCCCCTGGCTCCACAACATCGATTCCAACATCGGTGTGAACTACCGGATCAACAAGAGCAACGTCGTGTCGTTCAGCCTGGACGTGTTCAACCTGTTCAACTTCCAGGAGATCGCGACGGTCGACAACGCCTACACCAACGCCGGCGTGTACGTGCTGCCCATCCCGGGCGGTAAGATCGACGGCGACCCGAAGGATCTGCAGGCTGTGCAGGTGACGCAGGCCAGCGGCGCTCCGATGACCGAGAGCCAGAGGAACCTGAACTGGGGCAAGGCCACGTCCTACCAGGCTCCGCGTCAGATCCGCCTTGGTCTGAAGTACACGTTCTAG
- a CDS encoding radical SAM protein, protein MEGRFSLVERVAALLADEQGTLRKEAPYRVALCYPSPYHVGMSSLGYQAMYREIHEHPGATAERAFLPDDVEAYRRTRTPLFTFESQAPVSSFHMLAFSVAYELEMTGLFSMLELSGIPLLTEERDERHPLVVAGGPLTFSNPDPLEPFVDVLVQGEADDLIHVLLEAAASMDKDALLTHLAGIPGFRVAGRGGKRYHVGKATDARLPARSAIITPHTELRSMFLIEPERGCSRGCHYCVMRRTTNGGMRTVPPERLLSLIPEHARRVGLVGAAVTDHPRIVELLRTLVDSGREVGVSSLRADRLTQELVDQLRRGGATNLTVAADGASQRMRDLVDRKHSEEQIIRAAHFAKTAGMRQLKVYNVVGLPLEEDADIDELARFTTELSKILPVALGVAPFVAKRNTPLDGAPFAGIREVEGRLERLRKGLKGRAEVRPTSARWAWVEYMLAQCGPEAGLAAMDAWKAGGSFAAFKRAFQERDCQPFLARRVEDGRRRPTEWPRVENVAPPYV, encoded by the coding sequence ATGGAGGGTCGGTTCTCACTGGTTGAACGGGTCGCGGCGCTGCTGGCCGATGAGCAGGGGACGCTCCGCAAGGAGGCGCCCTACCGGGTGGCCCTCTGCTATCCGAGCCCCTACCACGTCGGCATGAGCTCGCTCGGCTACCAGGCCATGTACCGGGAGATCCACGAGCACCCGGGCGCCACCGCCGAACGCGCCTTCCTGCCCGATGACGTGGAGGCGTACCGCCGCACGCGCACGCCCCTCTTCACCTTCGAGTCCCAGGCCCCCGTCTCCAGCTTCCACATGCTGGCCTTCTCCGTGGCCTACGAGCTGGAGATGACCGGGCTCTTCTCCATGCTGGAGCTCTCCGGCATTCCGCTCCTCACGGAGGAACGCGACGAGCGCCACCCCCTCGTGGTGGCCGGCGGGCCGCTCACCTTCTCCAATCCGGATCCGCTCGAGCCCTTCGTGGACGTGCTCGTGCAGGGCGAGGCCGATGACCTCATCCACGTGCTGCTGGAGGCGGCGGCGTCCATGGACAAGGACGCCCTGCTGACGCACCTGGCGGGCATCCCCGGCTTCCGGGTGGCCGGACGGGGAGGCAAGCGCTACCACGTGGGCAAGGCCACGGACGCGCGGCTGCCGGCGCGCTCGGCCATCATCACCCCGCATACGGAGCTGCGCTCGATGTTCCTCATCGAGCCCGAGCGCGGCTGCTCGCGCGGGTGCCACTACTGCGTCATGCGGCGCACCACCAACGGGGGCATGCGCACCGTGCCGCCCGAGCGGCTGTTGTCGCTCATCCCCGAGCACGCCAGGCGCGTGGGCCTCGTGGGCGCCGCCGTGACGGATCACCCCCGCATCGTCGAGCTGCTGCGCACCCTGGTGGACTCGGGCCGGGAGGTGGGTGTGTCCTCGCTGCGCGCGGACCGGCTCACCCAGGAGCTGGTGGATCAGCTGCGGCGCGGGGGCGCCACCAACCTCACCGTGGCCGCGGACGGGGCCTCGCAGCGCATGCGGGACCTGGTGGACCGCAAGCACTCGGAGGAGCAGATCATCCGCGCGGCCCACTTCGCCAAGACGGCGGGGATGCGGCAGCTCAAGGTGTACAACGTCGTTGGTCTGCCGCTGGAGGAGGACGCGGACATCGACGAGTTGGCCCGCTTCACCACGGAGCTGTCGAAGATCCTCCCGGTGGCGCTGGGCGTGGCGCCCTTCGTGGCCAAGCGCAACACCCCCCTGGATGGAGCCCCCTTCGCCGGCATTCGCGAGGTGGAAGGCCGCCTGGAGCGGCTGCGCAAGGGCCTCAAGGGACGCGCCGAGGTGCGGCCCACCTCGGCCCGCTGGGCCTGGGTGGAGTACATGCTGGCCCAGTGCGGCCCCGAGGCGGGCCTGGCCGCCATGGACGCCTGGAAGGCCGGTGGGAGCTTCGCCGCCTTCAAGCGCGCCTTCCAGGAGCGCGACTGCCAGCCCTTCCTCGCCCGCAGGGTGGAGGATGGACGGCGCCGGCCCACCGAGTGGCCCCGGGTGGAGAACGTCGCTCCGCCCTACGTCTGA
- a CDS encoding DUF4920 domain-containing protein yields MKTFRSALLTLLALPLVALAEAPASKPAVQEDCPHPPPPAEAKPTAGWTLTRGEALKGAPAVKLSELLAKPQAHEGKTVRVEGQVRKACEKKGCWMELADGAKGAGVRVTFKDYGFFVPLDSAGSAARVEGVVKVTELSESMAKHYEAEGAQVPRGADGKPREVQLVATGVELRR; encoded by the coding sequence ATGAAGACCTTCCGCTCCGCCCTGCTGACGCTGTTGGCCCTTCCCCTCGTGGCGCTCGCCGAGGCTCCCGCCTCGAAGCCGGCCGTGCAAGAGGACTGCCCCCACCCGCCGCCGCCCGCCGAGGCCAAGCCCACCGCGGGCTGGACGCTGACGCGCGGCGAGGCGCTCAAGGGGGCTCCGGCGGTGAAGCTCTCCGAGCTGCTGGCGAAGCCGCAGGCGCACGAGGGCAAGACGGTGCGGGTGGAGGGCCAGGTGCGCAAGGCGTGTGAGAAGAAGGGCTGCTGGATGGAGCTCGCGGACGGTGCGAAGGGCGCCGGGGTGCGGGTGACGTTCAAGGACTACGGCTTCTTCGTGCCGCTGGACTCGGCGGGCTCGGCGGCGCGGGTGGAGGGAGTGGTGAAGGTGACGGAGCTGAGCGAGTCCATGGCGAAGCACTACGAGGCCGAGGGCGCCCAGGTGCCGCGCGGCGCGGACGGCAAGCCGCGCGAGGTGCAGCTGGTGGCCACGGGCGTCGAGCTGCGCCGCTGA
- a CDS encoding DUF2752 domain-containing protein, producing MKVTLPKPNRTFGPADVLGLVGLVGLLIARYIPVARLVPFWGCVLRETTGWPCLGCGLTRVADRVAHFNFAGAWDANPLGTVAALFFALMVVVMVLHLVFAMPIPQLHLSPTEWHWARIAVATVVLLNYAWVVVKAKFPSLLT from the coding sequence GTGAAGGTCACCCTCCCCAAGCCCAACCGCACCTTCGGTCCCGCCGATGTGCTCGGTCTCGTGGGCCTCGTCGGCCTGCTCATCGCCCGCTACATCCCCGTGGCCCGGCTCGTCCCCTTCTGGGGCTGTGTCCTGCGGGAGACCACCGGTTGGCCGTGCCTCGGCTGCGGGCTGACGCGGGTGGCCGACCGGGTCGCCCACTTCAACTTCGCCGGAGCCTGGGACGCCAACCCGCTCGGGACGGTGGCCGCCCTCTTCTTCGCCCTCATGGTCGTGGTCATGGTGCTGCACCTCGTCTTCGCCATGCCCATCCCCCAACTCCACCTGTCTCCCACCGAGTGGCACTGGGCCCGCATCGCCGTCGCCACCGTCGTCCTCCTCAACTACGCCTGGGTGGTGGTGAAGGCGAAGTTCCCCTCCCTGCTCACCTAG
- the plsY gene encoding glycerol-3-phosphate 1-O-acyltransferase PlsY, translated as MHAAALLLLGYLAGSVPFGVLLTRWLRGVDVRQSGSGNIGATNVTRVAGKKLGAVVLLLDALKGALAVALALWLVPESPRLHAAVGLSAFLGHVYPIWLKLHGGKGVATALGVLVVLVPLGALAGALVYAGLVAAWRVSSVGSLAGGVTAVAVASLTARAPEYAWLSALLFALIVWTHRSNIQRILRHTERRF; from the coding sequence GTGCACGCCGCCGCCCTCCTGCTGCTCGGCTACCTGGCGGGCTCCGTGCCCTTCGGCGTGCTGCTCACCCGCTGGCTGCGCGGCGTGGATGTCCGTCAGAGCGGCAGCGGCAACATCGGCGCCACCAACGTCACCCGCGTGGCCGGCAAGAAGCTCGGCGCCGTGGTGCTCCTGTTGGATGCGCTCAAGGGCGCCCTCGCCGTCGCCCTGGCCCTCTGGCTCGTGCCCGAATCGCCCCGCCTGCACGCGGCCGTGGGGCTCTCCGCCTTCCTCGGCCACGTCTACCCCATCTGGCTCAAGCTCCACGGCGGCAAGGGCGTGGCCACCGCCCTCGGAGTGCTCGTCGTGCTCGTGCCGCTGGGGGCGCTCGCCGGGGCGCTCGTCTACGCCGGGCTCGTGGCCGCCTGGCGGGTCAGCTCCGTGGGCTCCCTGGCCGGCGGGGTCACCGCCGTCGCCGTCGCCTCCCTCACCGCCCGCGCTCCCGAGTACGCGTGGCTCTCAGCGCTGCTCTTCGCCCTCATCGTCTGGACGCACCGGAGCAACATCCAGCGCATCCTCCGCCACACCGAGCGGCGCTTCTGA
- a CDS encoding THUMP domain-containing class I SAM-dependent RNA methyltransferase has translation MAERLALFATTARGTEDLLAEELKELGARRIRQDRGGVRFMASLDEALKVCLWSRIAMRVLYPLGEFEAHGAEGLYEAVASVPWEEHLTPDTTFAVEATLKDSEHSHTGFVALKVKDAVVDRMRDKQGARPDVDPRNPDVRVVAHLVRERLSLSLDLCGEPLHRRGYRVRPTPAPLKETLAAALLRAAGYTGEEALVDPMCGSGTLLIEGGLIARRRAPGIARDFAVEKWPHLGARARELLEDLRADARRNERKVAVPILGFDKDPEALEAARRNVKAAKLAEEILLEEGDATKLPPLPASGGLLLTNPPYGDRLGSGGQKGMKSFYFKLGDSLRAQAGWRVWVLSGNPAFESAFHSRPRSRRDLWNGPIACTLLGYSARGGALTSEAPLGVAEDALDVAPVRPDDEGEEQR, from the coding sequence ATGGCTGAACGTCTCGCCCTCTTCGCCACCACCGCCCGCGGTACCGAGGACCTCCTGGCCGAGGAGTTGAAGGAGCTCGGAGCACGCCGCATCCGGCAGGACCGGGGCGGGGTGCGCTTCATGGCCTCGCTCGACGAGGCGCTCAAGGTCTGCCTCTGGTCGCGCATCGCCATGCGCGTGCTCTACCCGCTGGGCGAGTTCGAGGCCCATGGCGCCGAGGGCCTGTACGAGGCGGTGGCGAGCGTCCCGTGGGAGGAGCACCTCACGCCGGACACCACCTTCGCGGTGGAGGCCACGCTCAAGGACAGCGAGCACAGCCACACGGGCTTCGTGGCGCTGAAGGTGAAGGACGCGGTGGTGGACCGGATGCGCGACAAGCAGGGGGCGCGGCCGGACGTGGACCCCAGGAATCCGGACGTGCGCGTGGTCGCCCACCTGGTGCGCGAGCGGCTGTCCCTGTCGCTGGACCTGTGTGGCGAGCCCCTGCACCGCCGGGGCTACCGGGTGCGCCCGACTCCGGCGCCGCTGAAGGAGACGCTGGCGGCGGCCCTGCTGCGCGCGGCGGGCTACACGGGCGAGGAGGCGCTGGTGGACCCGATGTGTGGCTCGGGCACCCTCCTCATCGAGGGAGGCCTCATCGCCCGGCGGCGCGCGCCCGGCATCGCGCGGGACTTCGCGGTGGAGAAGTGGCCGCACCTGGGCGCACGGGCGCGGGAGCTGCTCGAGGACCTGCGCGCGGATGCCCGCCGCAACGAGCGCAAGGTGGCCGTCCCGATTCTCGGCTTCGACAAGGACCCCGAGGCGCTGGAGGCGGCGCGGCGCAACGTGAAGGCGGCGAAGCTGGCCGAGGAGATCCTCCTGGAGGAGGGAGACGCGACGAAGCTGCCGCCCCTGCCCGCCTCGGGCGGCCTGCTGCTCACCAATCCGCCCTATGGAGACCGGCTGGGCTCGGGTGGGCAGAAGGGCATGAAGAGCTTCTACTTCAAGCTGGGTGACAGCCTGCGGGCCCAGGCGGGCTGGCGCGTCTGGGTGCTCTCGGGCAATCCGGCCTTCGAGAGCGCCTTCCACTCCCGGCCCCGGAGCCGGCGTGACCTGTGGAACGGCCCCATCGCCTGCACGCTGCTGGGCTACTCGGCGCGCGGGGGCGCGCTGACGTCAGAAGCGCCGCTCGGTGTGGCGGAGGATGCGCTGGATGTTGCTCCGGTGCGTCCAGACGATGAGGGCGAAGAGCAGCGCTGA
- a CDS encoding antibiotic biosynthesis monooxygenase family protein — MTAARTMIVTINRFRASPEDAERLEASFRERSRRVDQYEGFLGLEVLRSFEPEPEFLLVTRWRDRECLKAYFQSEDFKATKAASARQDATFSMYEVVAE, encoded by the coding sequence ATGACCGCTGCCCGCACGATGATCGTCACCATCAACCGCTTCCGGGCCTCCCCCGAGGACGCCGAGCGCCTGGAGGCCTCGTTCCGGGAGCGCTCGCGCCGGGTGGACCAGTACGAGGGCTTCCTGGGGCTGGAGGTGTTGCGCTCCTTCGAGCCGGAGCCCGAGTTCCTGCTGGTGACGCGCTGGAGGGACCGCGAGTGCCTGAAGGCGTACTTCCAGTCGGAGGACTTCAAGGCGACCAAGGCGGCCAGTGCCCGGCAGGACGCCACCTTCAGCATGTACGAGGTGGTGGCGGAGTGA